The following is a genomic window from Vallitalea longa.
TTGTTAATATAATTTGGTGTTAGTTTATCACCACCAACCAATATCGTATCTAAAGAATTAAAAACATTTTCATTCTCAGATATGATTTTATTGAATAGGGATACTGTCAACCACATTATATTTATTTTATTGTCATAGAT
Proteins encoded in this region:
- a CDS encoding AMP-binding protein produces the protein IYDNKINIMWLTVSLFNKIISENENVFNSLDTILVGGDKLTPNYINKLRSVNKNITIINGYGPTENTTFSTCFTIQKEYKHNIPI